A stretch of Microbacterium sp. LWH3-1.2 DNA encodes these proteins:
- a CDS encoding VOC family protein: protein MTQRLVSHLRYGALAVPNFEEERGFFVQHWGLTEVHAEDGVSYLAAEGSPEPFILRLRKDDKRVDLAGFAVRNRADVDKLAAKLHAEDVQFVHEPQELTGFSGGYGFRVFDGDGRVLEFSTGYQTREARKIREREPIPAKLSHMVFNSQNLDQTVQWYIDHLDFTISDSLVRPDGVEMMHFLRCNPNHHSIAVAMGPHHSLHHLSFEMRGIEEWMRGAGKILRAGTRMIWGPGRHNAGDNTFAYFLDPAGNTIEYTTELSMVDDDTWVPHKHDISQLSTQDQWGTAQEMSELVARESFNDIDKGLFIAPPV from the coding sequence ATGACTCAACGGCTTGTCTCCCATCTTCGTTACGGCGCACTCGCCGTACCCAATTTCGAGGAGGAGCGCGGCTTCTTCGTCCAGCACTGGGGTCTCACCGAGGTCCACGCCGAGGACGGCGTCAGCTACCTCGCGGCGGAGGGCTCGCCGGAGCCCTTCATCCTGCGCCTGCGCAAGGACGACAAGCGCGTCGACCTCGCCGGCTTCGCCGTGCGCAACCGCGCCGATGTCGACAAGCTGGCCGCCAAGCTCCACGCCGAGGACGTGCAGTTCGTGCATGAGCCGCAAGAGCTCACCGGCTTCAGCGGCGGCTACGGATTCCGCGTCTTCGACGGCGACGGTCGGGTACTCGAGTTCTCGACGGGCTACCAGACCCGCGAGGCCCGCAAGATCCGCGAGCGCGAGCCGATCCCGGCGAAGCTCTCGCACATGGTCTTCAACTCGCAGAACCTCGACCAGACCGTGCAGTGGTACATCGACCACCTCGACTTCACGATCTCGGACTCCCTGGTGCGTCCCGACGGCGTCGAAATGATGCATTTCCTGCGCTGCAACCCGAACCACCACTCGATCGCCGTGGCGATGGGCCCGCACCACTCGCTGCACCATCTGTCGTTCGAGATGCGCGGCATTGAGGAGTGGATGCGCGGCGCCGGCAAGATCCTCCGGGCGGGCACCCGCATGATCTGGGGTCCCGGTCGCCACAACGCCGGCGACAACACCTTCGCCTACTTCCTCGACCCGGCCGGAAACACCATCGAGTACACGACCGAGCTGTCGATGGTCGACGACGACACCTGGGTCCCTCACAAGCACGACATCAGCCAGCTGTCGACGCAGGATCAGTGGGGCACCGCGCAGGAGATGAGCGAGCTGGTCGCGCGCGAATCGTTCAACGACATCGACAAGGGCCTGTTCATCGCACCGCCGGTGTGA
- a CDS encoding RpiB/LacA/LacB family sugar-phosphate isomerase: MTRIHFAADHGGYDLGRTLAARAEAAGFEVVWHGADELDPGDDYPIFAVRVGQATIADQDAGTDAFAVLVVGEAFAGVVAANKVNGARAIMTDSPRAAAEARGVVDANVLVIDGVAYQESAWLILSAFVTAGMTQTVERGRQILQIEEFENAGTIEGWAIQLEPEQILRTYE; the protein is encoded by the coding sequence ATGACACGCATCCACTTCGCCGCCGACCACGGCGGCTACGACCTCGGCCGGACTCTCGCCGCCCGCGCCGAGGCGGCCGGCTTCGAGGTCGTCTGGCACGGCGCCGACGAACTCGATCCGGGCGACGACTATCCGATCTTCGCCGTGCGCGTCGGTCAGGCCACGATCGCGGATCAGGATGCCGGAACCGACGCGTTCGCCGTCCTCGTGGTCGGCGAGGCGTTTGCCGGCGTGGTGGCCGCGAACAAGGTCAACGGCGCGCGCGCCATCATGACCGACTCCCCACGGGCCGCCGCCGAGGCGCGCGGCGTCGTCGACGCCAACGTGCTCGTGATCGACGGCGTCGCCTACCAGGAGTCGGCGTGGCTCATCCTGTCCGCCTTCGTGACCGCGGGCATGACGCAGACGGTCGAGCGTGGACGCCAGATCCTGCAGATCGAGGAGTTCGAGAACGCCGGCACGATCGAGGGCTGGGCGATCCAGCTCGAGCCCGAGCAGATCCTGCGCACGTACGAATGA
- a CDS encoding aminomethyl transferase family protein, giving the protein MTTQSLESLLQEAGGPLDLLRAHKYDRADARPEYQPQQIIPVIPQEFSLWERETRSWREGVALFDQTHHMSGLFLEGPDARRLLSDLAVNDFSTSQPGVARQIVCVNDDGDLIGDGIVFHLDHERFSAYGAGFVQNWIMYHAQTGGYDVQATYDVRAPVYPNGHANTRPDCRYQIQGPLAGAVIEKLNGGPLGDVKFFHMTEMTIGGQRCRALRHGMAGAPGLEVWGPYEHRDAIRDAIIEAGREFGLQLVGGMAYLIGAIESGWYQAVVPAIYTGATLRAYREWLPANLGEGMSRLSGSQARTRIEDYYRTPFDLGYGKLIHFTHEFIGRDALQRRRDEPALRKVTLQWNPNDAASVLTDMLTPGGRDVRFLHLPVMCDKLDKHYDTLTLGGREVGNSAYTAYTANERSILSIALVDESVQIGDEVVIGWGEAGGGYGPNVVPSTDIVGIRAIVSPAPYARVAREDYRRD; this is encoded by the coding sequence ATGACCACTCAGAGCCTGGAATCGCTGCTGCAGGAAGCCGGCGGACCGCTCGATCTGCTGCGCGCGCACAAGTACGACCGTGCGGACGCCAGGCCCGAGTACCAGCCGCAGCAGATCATCCCCGTCATCCCCCAGGAGTTCTCTCTGTGGGAGCGCGAGACCCGGTCGTGGCGCGAGGGTGTGGCGCTGTTCGACCAGACCCACCACATGTCGGGTCTGTTCCTCGAGGGCCCGGATGCCCGGCGGCTGCTGTCCGACCTCGCGGTCAATGACTTCTCGACCTCGCAACCCGGGGTCGCGCGGCAGATCGTGTGCGTCAACGACGATGGCGATCTCATCGGCGACGGCATCGTGTTCCACCTCGACCACGAGCGCTTCTCGGCGTACGGCGCGGGATTCGTGCAGAACTGGATCATGTACCACGCGCAGACCGGCGGGTACGACGTGCAGGCGACCTACGACGTCAGGGCGCCTGTCTACCCCAATGGTCACGCGAACACCCGCCCCGACTGCCGCTACCAGATCCAGGGGCCGCTCGCCGGCGCCGTGATCGAGAAGCTCAACGGCGGGCCGCTCGGCGACGTGAAGTTCTTCCACATGACGGAGATGACGATTGGCGGCCAGCGCTGCCGCGCCCTCCGTCACGGCATGGCGGGCGCACCGGGACTCGAGGTCTGGGGACCCTACGAGCACCGCGACGCCATCCGCGATGCCATCATCGAGGCCGGCCGCGAGTTCGGCCTGCAGCTGGTCGGCGGCATGGCCTACCTCATCGGCGCGATCGAGTCGGGCTGGTACCAGGCCGTCGTACCCGCGATCTACACGGGCGCCACTCTCCGCGCGTACCGCGAATGGCTTCCCGCCAACCTCGGCGAGGGGATGAGCCGCCTGAGCGGCAGCCAGGCTCGCACCCGCATAGAGGACTACTACCGCACCCCCTTCGACCTGGGGTACGGCAAGCTGATCCATTTCACCCACGAGTTCATCGGTCGCGACGCGCTGCAGCGTCGGCGCGACGAGCCCGCGCTCCGCAAGGTAACCCTGCAGTGGAATCCGAACGATGCGGCATCCGTCCTCACCGACATGCTCACCCCCGGTGGGCGCGACGTGCGGTTCCTCCACCTCCCCGTCATGTGCGACAAGCTCGACAAGCACTACGACACCCTCACGCTCGGCGGGCGCGAGGTCGGCAACTCGGCCTACACCGCCTACACCGCGAACGAGCGCTCGATCCTGTCGATCGCGCTCGTCGACGAATCGGTGCAGATCGGCGACGAGGTCGTCATCGGGTGGGGTGAGGCCGGCGGCGGGTACGGCCCGAACGTCGTGCCCTCCACCGACATCGTCGGAATCCGCGCGATCGTCAGCCCCGCACCGTACGCCCGAGTCGCCCGCGAAGACTACCGGCGCGACTGA
- a CDS encoding SDR family NAD(P)-dependent oxidoreductase: MARLHNKVALITGIGGGMGREAARRFAAEGAKVVGCDINAQGLDETVRIVREEGGEITGIGGVDLSDAATSARWIDDAAAVYGGIDILYNNASIQRFGPIDELAVGDWELTIRGELSIVFYAVRAAWKHLKARGGVIVNIGSVAGTRGVEFMPQNVHGAAKAGVINLTQQLAVEGGPHGIRAICISPGFIETPATRFLVEDPPPAIKATWDRIPLRRVGQPDDIVNAAVFLASDEATWITGVNLVIDGGSSVLG; encoded by the coding sequence ATGGCACGTCTGCACAACAAGGTCGCACTCATCACCGGCATCGGCGGCGGCATGGGCCGGGAGGCCGCGCGCCGATTCGCCGCCGAGGGCGCGAAGGTCGTCGGCTGCGACATCAACGCGCAAGGGCTCGACGAGACCGTGCGCATCGTGCGCGAGGAAGGCGGCGAGATCACCGGCATCGGCGGGGTGGACCTGAGCGACGCGGCCACGAGCGCCCGATGGATCGATGACGCCGCGGCGGTGTACGGCGGCATCGACATCCTGTATAACAACGCGAGCATCCAGCGGTTCGGCCCCATCGACGAACTCGCCGTCGGCGATTGGGAGCTCACCATCAGGGGCGAGTTGAGCATCGTCTTCTACGCCGTACGCGCCGCATGGAAGCACTTGAAGGCGCGCGGCGGCGTCATCGTCAACATCGGCTCGGTCGCGGGCACGCGCGGCGTCGAGTTCATGCCGCAGAATGTGCACGGCGCGGCGAAGGCCGGCGTCATCAATCTGACCCAGCAGCTCGCGGTCGAGGGAGGACCGCACGGCATCCGTGCGATCTGCATCTCGCCGGGGTTCATCGAGACTCCCGCCACCCGATTCCTCGTGGAGGACCCGCCGCCGGCCATCAAGGCCACGTGGGATCGCATTCCGCTCCGTCGCGTCGGGCAGCCCGACGACATCGTCAACGCGGCGGTGTTCCTGGCCTCCGACGAGGCGACGTGGATCACCGGCGTCAACCTCGTCATCGACGGCGGCAGCTCGGTCCTGGGCTGA
- a CDS encoding fumarylacetoacetate hydrolase family protein has protein sequence MAQYARFVGPNGIVHTGRVQHGRLQDIPGDPEILDLLNGPADVRRDLDVRAGRQQKLPIQDARFAVPVQPRAMRDFLVFEAHIAGMKKNEPGDGTVPEQWYEAPAFLFMNPWSVLPTGADIPMPPFTQKLDFELEVAAIVKHTVRDAPIEEAAEHIAGYCILNDWSARDIQGREMRIGLGPSKGKDFANTLGPWLTTPDELEKYREGDRYALGMSVAINGEVVGTDNLRNMSWSFEEMLVHASRDAWVGAGDVLASGTASTGALSERWARTGQLTPPPLQVGDVVTMTVEGLGTIENRIVEQASPGHMVPRARRTYGPDRL, from the coding sequence ATGGCGCAGTACGCGCGCTTCGTCGGTCCGAACGGCATCGTCCACACCGGGCGCGTGCAGCACGGCAGGCTGCAGGACATCCCGGGCGACCCCGAGATCCTCGACCTGCTGAACGGACCCGCCGACGTGCGCCGCGACCTCGACGTGCGCGCCGGCCGCCAGCAGAAGCTGCCGATCCAGGACGCCCGGTTCGCCGTGCCGGTGCAGCCGCGCGCGATGCGCGACTTCCTCGTGTTCGAGGCGCACATCGCCGGCATGAAGAAGAACGAGCCGGGCGACGGCACGGTGCCCGAGCAGTGGTACGAGGCGCCCGCTTTCCTGTTCATGAACCCGTGGTCGGTGCTGCCGACGGGGGCGGACATCCCGATGCCGCCGTTCACGCAGAAGCTCGACTTCGAGCTCGAGGTCGCGGCGATCGTCAAGCACACCGTCCGCGATGCGCCGATCGAGGAGGCGGCGGAGCACATCGCGGGGTACTGCATCCTGAACGACTGGAGCGCGCGCGACATCCAAGGCCGGGAGATGCGGATCGGGCTCGGCCCGTCGAAGGGCAAGGACTTCGCGAACACGCTCGGCCCGTGGCTCACGACGCCGGACGAGCTCGAGAAGTACCGCGAGGGCGATCGGTACGCCCTCGGGATGAGCGTCGCGATCAACGGCGAAGTCGTCGGCACCGACAACCTGCGCAACATGTCGTGGTCGTTCGAGGAGATGCTCGTGCACGCGTCCCGTGACGCGTGGGTGGGCGCGGGCGACGTGCTCGCGTCTGGCACGGCCTCCACGGGCGCCCTCTCCGAGCGCTGGGCGCGCACCGGACAGCTGACGCCGCCGCCGCTGCAGGTCGGCGATGTCGTCACGATGACGGTCGAGGGCCTCGGCACGATCGAGAACCGCATCGTCGAGCAGGCGAGCCCCGGCCACATGGTGCCGCGCGCCCGCCGCACCTACGGTCCCGACCGGCTCTGA
- a CDS encoding FAD-dependent oxidoreductase, translating to MSVTKVLVVGGGFTGLTTAIALAQRGVGVTLVEKAAAWARVGHGLTIQGNALRVFKEIGVIDEVLAKAHSENGVTLYFADGRVMAQLPTPRTGGDGLPATIGALRPDLHEILVTKAESLGVVIRLGLELVSFENHADSATSVLSDGSTESWDVIVVAEGIKSQTRDKLGIVEDRAPTGLGIWRAVTSRRPEMTGGIAYPFDDTGAFKVGYTPVSDTQCYVFVLCPPVRPDNGLEDWQEVKRLMANFHGEFDDLRESIDENTFLNFQEIEWIFVDGPWHQGRVVALGEVVHAVPPLIAQGAALCVEDALLFAEHVTQKGDLQEQLAALHARRIPRIKGVVDASMLLAKWELNPGSPDADPGRVMGQALGALVAAP from the coding sequence ATGTCGGTTACGAAAGTGCTCGTCGTGGGCGGTGGATTCACCGGACTGACGACGGCGATCGCACTCGCACAGCGCGGAGTCGGGGTGACCCTCGTCGAAAAGGCGGCGGCATGGGCGCGCGTCGGCCACGGCCTCACGATCCAGGGGAACGCCCTGCGCGTGTTCAAGGAGATCGGCGTCATCGATGAGGTGCTCGCGAAGGCCCATTCCGAGAACGGCGTCACCCTGTACTTTGCCGACGGTCGCGTGATGGCGCAGCTCCCGACCCCGCGCACCGGCGGCGACGGCCTTCCCGCGACCATCGGTGCCCTCCGACCCGATCTGCATGAGATCCTCGTGACGAAGGCGGAGTCGCTCGGTGTGGTGATCCGGCTCGGACTCGAGCTTGTCTCGTTCGAGAACCACGCGGACTCCGCCACGTCGGTGCTCTCCGACGGCAGCACCGAGAGCTGGGACGTCATCGTCGTGGCGGAAGGCATCAAGTCACAGACCCGTGACAAGCTCGGCATCGTCGAGGACCGCGCGCCGACCGGCCTCGGCATCTGGCGCGCCGTCACCTCGCGCCGACCCGAGATGACCGGCGGAATCGCGTATCCGTTCGACGACACCGGCGCCTTCAAGGTCGGCTATACCCCGGTGAGCGACACCCAGTGCTACGTCTTCGTGCTGTGCCCGCCCGTACGCCCCGACAACGGGCTCGAGGACTGGCAGGAGGTGAAGCGCCTGATGGCGAACTTCCATGGCGAGTTCGACGATCTGCGCGAGTCGATCGACGAGAACACGTTCCTGAACTTCCAGGAGATCGAGTGGATCTTCGTCGACGGACCGTGGCACCAGGGTCGTGTCGTCGCGCTCGGCGAAGTCGTGCATGCGGTGCCGCCGCTCATCGCGCAGGGCGCTGCGCTGTGCGTCGAGGATGCCCTGCTCTTCGCCGAGCACGTCACGCAGAAGGGCGACCTCCAGGAACAGCTCGCCGCGCTCCACGCCCGACGGATCCCGCGGATCAAGGGCGTCGTCGACGCCTCGATGCTCCTGGCGAAATGGGAGCTCAACCCGGGGTCGCCGGATGCCGATCCCGGTCGCGTGATGGGTCAGGCGCTCGGCGCGCTGGTGGCGGCGCCGTGA
- a CDS encoding TetR/AcrR family transcriptional regulator, with protein MLNTPGVRPPLQARSQRTLERILDAGAEVFAERGYDGLTITEVCRVAGISAGTLYTRFDSKDALVRAVHDHVMADMLAAVVAMYREGAEWDELPTPQFVERAVRLLADHFRAHDAIVRAIVLRAAVDPVMRESGARSVTRMADAFTARLLERAADYSHPDPELAVRTAFGMAFEAISWDVAFGAEFRAGGALGSPPDERLPSVCRMVLLTPSG; from the coding sequence ATGCTCAACACGCCGGGGGTCCGGCCCCCTCTGCAGGCACGGTCGCAGCGCACGTTGGAGCGCATCCTCGACGCGGGCGCCGAGGTGTTCGCCGAGCGCGGGTACGACGGGCTGACGATCACAGAGGTGTGCCGCGTGGCCGGCATCTCGGCCGGCACGCTCTACACGCGCTTCGACAGCAAGGACGCCCTGGTGCGCGCCGTGCACGATCACGTGATGGCCGACATGCTCGCCGCGGTCGTGGCGATGTACCGCGAAGGAGCAGAGTGGGACGAGCTGCCCACCCCGCAGTTCGTCGAGCGTGCGGTGCGGCTTCTCGCGGACCACTTCCGCGCGCACGATGCGATCGTCCGGGCGATCGTGCTGAGAGCCGCGGTCGACCCGGTGATGCGGGAGAGCGGCGCACGGTCGGTGACGCGGATGGCGGATGCCTTCACCGCACGCCTGCTCGAGCGGGCCGCCGACTACTCGCACCCCGACCCGGAGCTCGCCGTGCGCACGGCGTTCGGCATGGCGTTCGAGGCCATCTCGTGGGACGTCGCCTTCGGGGCGGAATTCCGTGCCGGGGGAGCGCTCGGATCGCCGCCGGACGAGCGCCTGCCCTCGGTGTGCCGCATGGTACTGCTCACGCCATCGGGCTGA
- a CDS encoding sugar ABC transporter ATP-binding protein encodes MTDAVTNPGAAGATTPAASGTRAATPALDIRNLDKDFAGTRALDDASLHVRRGTVHALLGGNGSGKSTTIKILAGVYPADSGRLEIFGERYDLGSYTPATAQQAGLRFVHQDLGLFEDLSIEENFALDTGYPRRGPRIDWRGLRNRVRGLLADYGLDVDPRAPIRTLRPSDRTMVAIARALQEQDAEQQLILVLDEPTARLAAHESELLLERVRRRAELGQTVLIVSHRLREVLAVSDDFTIYRDGRVVGELIDESPTEDRLIEIMAGRSVQALRPTGEMAHTERTPVFSVTGLRGGPVRGIDFTVHRGEILGLAGLVGSGRSSVLKMIFGEHAPESGSMMLDGAPYAPDDIGEAMESGVALVPEDRVREAAFMDQTISDNLALATLAENWSRGFMPRAKERADADDLIREFGVKASSADALFSSMSGGNQQKVVMARWMQRGPKLLLLDEPTQGVDVMSRADLYAGIRRAAADGCAVLVASSDLGEIHALCDRTLVLSRGRISDDVAAGDLDVDALTSLVLRERTIPEAPTEPIP; translated from the coding sequence GTGACCGACGCGGTGACGAACCCGGGAGCGGCGGGGGCGACCACCCCTGCCGCTTCCGGCACGCGCGCCGCCACGCCGGCGCTCGACATCCGCAATCTCGACAAGGACTTCGCCGGCACGCGCGCCCTCGACGACGCGTCGCTACACGTGCGCCGCGGCACCGTCCACGCCCTCCTCGGCGGCAACGGCTCGGGCAAGTCCACGACGATCAAGATCCTGGCGGGGGTCTACCCCGCCGACTCCGGGCGACTCGAGATCTTCGGCGAGCGGTACGACCTGGGCTCGTACACGCCGGCGACCGCTCAGCAGGCGGGTCTGCGGTTCGTGCACCAGGACCTCGGCCTGTTCGAAGACCTGTCGATCGAGGAGAACTTCGCGCTCGACACCGGCTACCCGCGCCGGGGTCCCCGCATCGACTGGCGCGGACTGCGTAACCGCGTGCGCGGGCTGCTCGCCGACTATGGACTCGACGTCGACCCGCGGGCGCCGATCCGGACGCTCCGCCCGTCGGACCGCACTATGGTCGCCATCGCGCGGGCCCTCCAGGAGCAAGATGCCGAGCAGCAGCTGATCCTCGTGCTCGACGAGCCGACCGCCCGGCTCGCGGCGCACGAATCGGAGCTGCTGCTCGAGCGGGTGCGCCGGCGGGCCGAGCTCGGACAGACCGTCCTCATCGTCAGCCATCGCCTCCGCGAGGTGCTCGCGGTATCGGACGACTTCACGATCTACCGCGACGGCCGTGTCGTCGGCGAGCTCATCGACGAGTCGCCCACGGAGGACCGGCTCATCGAGATCATGGCCGGTCGCTCCGTTCAGGCCCTGCGACCGACCGGCGAGATGGCCCACACCGAGCGCACGCCGGTCTTCTCGGTCACGGGCCTCCGCGGCGGTCCCGTGCGGGGCATCGACTTCACGGTGCACCGCGGCGAGATCCTGGGCCTGGCCGGACTGGTCGGGTCGGGTCGATCCAGCGTGCTGAAGATGATCTTCGGCGAGCACGCACCCGAGTCGGGTTCGATGATGCTCGACGGCGCGCCATACGCACCCGACGACATCGGCGAGGCGATGGAGTCCGGAGTGGCCCTCGTCCCCGAGGACCGCGTGCGCGAGGCCGCCTTCATGGACCAGACGATCAGCGACAACCTCGCCCTGGCCACCCTGGCCGAGAACTGGAGCCGCGGATTCATGCCCCGGGCGAAGGAGCGCGCCGACGCGGACGATCTCATCCGGGAGTTCGGGGTCAAAGCCTCGAGCGCCGACGCCCTGTTCTCGTCGATGTCGGGTGGCAACCAGCAGAAGGTCGTCATGGCGCGATGGATGCAGCGCGGCCCGAAGCTGCTCCTGCTCGACGAGCCCACGCAGGGTGTCGACGTCATGAGCCGCGCCGACCTGTACGCCGGCATCCGGCGCGCCGCCGCGGACGGGTGCGCGGTCCTCGTCGCCTCGAGCGACCTCGGCGAGATCCACGCGCTGTGCGACCGCACTCTGGTGCTCAGCCGCGGCCGGATCTCCGACGACGTCGCCGCGGGTGACCTCGATGTCGACGCCCTCACCAGCCTCGTCCTGCGCGAGAGGACCATTCCTGAAGCCCCCACGGAGCCGATCCCATGA
- a CDS encoding putative quinol monooxygenase: protein MAFVCHATWIAKPGEEETVRDALEKLSPASRDEPGNLYYQAYQSPDEPNTFRIFEVYADNTAFKAHATSPHFEQWALGQAIPVLETRQRDFYETLDF, encoded by the coding sequence GTGGCCTTCGTATGCCATGCCACCTGGATCGCCAAGCCCGGTGAGGAGGAGACCGTGCGCGACGCGCTCGAGAAGCTCTCCCCCGCCTCGCGCGACGAGCCCGGCAACCTCTACTACCAGGCATACCAGAGCCCCGACGAGCCGAACACGTTCCGCATCTTCGAGGTCTACGCCGACAATACGGCGTTCAAGGCGCACGCCACCTCTCCCCACTTCGAGCAGTGGGCGCTCGGACAGGCGATCCCTGTGCTCGAGACCCGCCAGCGCGACTTCTACGAGACGCTGGACTTCTGA
- a CDS encoding LysR family transcriptional regulator — translation MTGGGHDLNLLIPLRALLEEANVTRAGQRVQLGQSSMSSTLSRLRVMFNDELLVRVGRDYELTPFARLLLPQVQATVPLIERLLSNEPEPDPAAARRTLSIMLTDYGIMGLRPALAVLLEEAPGLQVDLLPLPERPMESERELMTHDFVVTVPGIGIDGPHLPLFDDEYVCLLDADNPAISDGTLSFEDFVALPQAVAQFGRLHFTPADRRLRELGIDRREPRVTTSSFLPLPSVVAGTDLVAVVPRRLAERLGPLTGTVGVEAPFGRVEIALKLWWHPSHDSDPVHAWFRTRLVEVLAADDASSS, via the coding sequence ATGACCGGCGGCGGACACGACCTCAATCTGCTGATCCCCTTGCGTGCCCTCCTCGAGGAGGCGAACGTCACGCGGGCGGGTCAGCGCGTTCAGCTCGGGCAGTCTTCGATGAGCTCGACGCTGTCGCGACTGCGCGTCATGTTCAACGACGAGCTCCTCGTGCGCGTGGGACGCGACTACGAGCTCACACCGTTCGCACGCCTGCTGCTGCCCCAGGTGCAGGCGACCGTCCCGCTCATCGAGCGACTGCTGTCGAACGAGCCGGAGCCCGATCCCGCCGCAGCGCGGCGGACGCTGTCGATCATGTTGACCGACTACGGCATCATGGGGCTGCGTCCGGCTCTGGCGGTCCTGCTCGAGGAGGCCCCAGGCCTTCAGGTCGACCTGCTTCCGCTGCCCGAGCGCCCTATGGAGAGCGAGCGCGAGCTGATGACGCACGACTTCGTCGTGACGGTGCCGGGCATCGGTATCGACGGCCCGCACCTGCCGCTCTTCGACGACGAGTACGTGTGCCTGCTGGATGCCGACAACCCCGCGATCAGCGACGGCACGTTGTCGTTCGAGGACTTCGTCGCACTGCCGCAGGCGGTCGCGCAGTTCGGCCGGCTCCACTTCACGCCGGCCGACCGCCGGCTGCGCGAGCTCGGGATCGACCGGCGCGAGCCGCGCGTGACGACCTCGTCGTTCCTGCCGCTGCCGTCGGTGGTCGCGGGCACCGATCTGGTCGCGGTCGTGCCACGCCGGCTCGCGGAGCGGCTCGGGCCGCTCACCGGCACCGTCGGCGTCGAAGCGCCGTTCGGTCGCGTCGAGATCGCGCTGAAGCTCTGGTGGCACCCGAGTCACGACTCCGACCCGGTGCACGCCTGGTTCCGCACGCGGCTCGTCGAGGTGCTCGCGGCAGACGACGCGTCGAGCTCTTGA
- a CDS encoding sugar ABC transporter substrate-binding protein, producing MSSHKKFAIAATVAALAVSLSACSSGDVETPSSAATGSGLSAEAQAALETAYEGIGSTLDDLEATTPEEGLDFYVMSCGESVATCAAPAAAMVEAAEAAGWTGTIVDGKLSPEGFATAIRQAVAGGADVLVPVGISCSVAQAAFTEAKDAGVTIVGGGGIDDCDPKVWDSERLWLEDPPVPTPFQAIGKLQADYTWGKTDGDLKAVVVNLSSNPWGGLVTQAFGDEVDALGSGEVLTTVDISDPDIADGSYLQKIVSVLLANPGANALAMPTDAYLVNGLAAAIDQAGLADKLVVVGGFGSEAALDMIRAGQPGITATIGDAQIWESWGSIDTAIRVRAEQEPAYIGQSVQAVDADNNLPESGPYDGSIDWQAKFLEAWGQ from the coding sequence GTGAGTTCACACAAGAAGTTCGCGATCGCGGCGACAGTCGCCGCGCTCGCCGTCTCGCTGAGCGCGTGTTCCAGTGGTGACGTGGAAACCCCTTCCAGCGCTGCGACCGGCAGCGGGCTCAGCGCCGAGGCCCAGGCTGCGCTCGAGACGGCGTACGAGGGCATCGGCTCCACGCTCGACGACCTGGAGGCGACCACCCCTGAGGAGGGCCTCGACTTCTACGTCATGTCGTGCGGCGAGTCGGTCGCGACGTGCGCCGCCCCGGCGGCCGCCATGGTCGAGGCGGCCGAGGCGGCCGGCTGGACCGGCACGATCGTCGACGGCAAGCTGAGCCCCGAGGGGTTCGCGACCGCGATCCGCCAGGCCGTCGCAGGCGGCGCCGACGTGCTCGTACCCGTCGGCATCAGCTGCAGCGTCGCGCAGGCCGCCTTCACCGAGGCCAAGGACGCCGGCGTCACCATCGTGGGCGGCGGCGGCATCGACGACTGCGACCCGAAGGTCTGGGATTCCGAGCGCCTCTGGCTCGAGGACCCGCCCGTGCCGACCCCGTTCCAGGCGATCGGCAAGCTGCAGGCCGACTACACGTGGGGCAAGACCGACGGCGACCTCAAGGCCGTCGTAGTGAACCTCTCCAGCAACCCGTGGGGCGGACTGGTCACGCAGGCTTTCGGCGACGAGGTCGACGCCCTCGGAAGCGGCGAGGTGCTCACCACCGTCGACATCTCCGATCCGGACATCGCGGACGGCTCGTACCTGCAGAAGATCGTCAGCGTGCTGCTTGCCAACCCCGGCGCGAACGCGCTCGCCATGCCGACGGACGCCTACCTCGTGAACGGCCTCGCGGCCGCGATCGACCAGGCCGGCCTCGCCGACAAGCTGGTCGTGGTCGGCGGGTTCGGTTCTGAGGCAGCGCTCGACATGATCCGTGCGGGTCAGCCGGGAATCACCGCCACGATCGGCGACGCGCAGATCTGGGAGTCGTGGGGCTCGATCGACACTGCCATCCGCGTCCGCGCCGAACAGGAGCCGGCCTACATCGGCCAGTCCGTGCAGGCCGTCGACGCCGACAACAACCTGCCCGAGTCGGGCCCGTACGACGGCAGCATCGACTGGCAGGCGAAGTTCCTCGAAGCGTGGGGCCAGTGA